One genomic window of Quercus robur chromosome 6, dhQueRobu3.1, whole genome shotgun sequence includes the following:
- the LOC126732376 gene encoding cyclin-dependent kinase C-1-like, whose protein sequence is MAVAGPGQLNVEEYPSWGSRSVDCFEKLEQIGEGTYGQVYMAREIRTGEIVALKKIRMDNEKEGFPITAIREIKILKKLHHENVIKLKEIVTSPGPETDEQGNQDGNKFKGGIYMVFEYMDHDLTGLADRPGLRFTVPQIKCYMKQLLTGLHYCHVNQVLHRDIKGSNLLIDNEGNLKLADFGLARSFSTDHTGNLTNRVITLWYRPPELLLGATKYGPAVDMWSVGCIFAELLNGKPILPGKNEPEQLNKIFELCGSPDELNWPGVSKMPWYNNFKPSRPMKRRIREVFRHFDRHALDLLDSMLTLNPEKRITAQDALVAEYFWNDPLPCDPKSLPKYESSHEFQTKKKRQQQRQNEETAKRQKLQHPQQHTRLPPIQHTGGQAHPSHWHGPNHPINNPQPPVSAGPSHHQYGRPRGPPGGPNRYPPSGNQSGGYNQNRGAQVGGYSGGPYPPQGRGPPYAGSGMPAPGQRGAASGYGVGPPNYSQSSQFGGSAGGRGPNPMGGNRNQQYGGWQQ, encoded by the exons atggcGGTGGCCGGACCAGGCCAGCTGAACGTGGAGGAGTACCCATCATGGGGTTCCAGAAGCGTCGACTGCTTCGAAAAATTGGAGCAGATCGGCGAAGGCACATATGg TCAAGTTTATATGGCCAGAGAAATCAGAACTGGGGAAATtgttgctttaaaaaaaatacgcATGGACAATGAAAAAGAAGGG TTTCCTATAACAGCCATTCGAGAGATTAAAATTCTGAAGAAGCTTCATCATGAAAATGTTATTAAGCTGAAAGAGATTGTGACCTCTCCAG GTCCTGAGACAGACGAGCAAGGGAATCAAG ATGGTAATAAGTTTAAGGGTGGCATATACATGGTTTTTGAGTACATGGACCACGACTTGACTGGCCTTGCTGATCGTCCTGGGCTGAGATTTACAGTTCCCCAGATCaaa TGTTATATGAAGCAACTACTAACTGGCCTCCATTACTGTCATGTTAATCAAGTGCTTCATCGGGACATCAAAg GTTCTAATCTTTTGATAGATAATGAGGGAAATTTGAAGCTAGCAGACTTTGGGCTTGCACGATCATTTTCTACTGACCACACTGGGAATCTTACGAATCGTGTTATTACTTTGTGGTATAG GCCACCAGAGTTGCTGCTAGGAGCCACAAAATATGGCCCAGCTGTTGACATGTGGTCCGTTGGTTGTATCTTTGCTGAGCTTTTGAATGGAAAACCAATCTTGCCTGGGAAAAATGAG CCTGAGCAATTGAACAAGATATTTGAGCTTTGTGGGTCCCCTGATGAGCTCAACTGGCCTGGTGTTTCAAAGATGCCTTGGTATAATAATTTCAAGCCATCAAGACCAATGAAGAGACGCATCAGAGAGGTTTTCAGACA TTTTGACCGCCATGCTCTAGATTTACTGGACAGCATGTTGACTCTTAATCCAGAAAAG AGAATAACTGCCCAGGATGCACTAGTTGCAGAGTATTTCTGGAATGATCCTTTACCTTGCGATCCTAAGAG CCTGCCCAAGTATGAATCATCACATGAGTTccagacaaagaaaaaaaggcagCAGCAGCGACAAAATGAAGAAACTGCAAAGAGACAGAAATTGCAGCACCCTCAGCAGCATACCCGCCTGCCTCCCATTCAACATACTGGCGGGCAAGCTCATCCGTCTCATTGGCATGGGCCTAATCATCCCATTAATAATCCACAGCCTCCAGTGTCTGCTGGACCTAGTCATCACCAATATGGAAGGCCACGCGGTCCTCCTGGAGGTCCAAATAGGTACCCTCCTAGTGGAAACCAGAGTGGGGGGTATAACCAAAATCGTGGGGCTCAAGTTGGAGGCTACAGTGGTGGGCCATATCCACCGCAAGGCCGGGGACCTCCATATGCGGGGAGTGGAATGCCAGCTCCTGGTCAAAGAGGAGCTGCTAGTGGTTATGGAGTTGGCCCTCCAAATTATTCCCAAAGTAGTCAATTTGGAGGTTCAGCTGGTGGTAGAGGTCCAAACCCGATGGGTGGTAACCGTAATCAACAGTATGGTGGTTGGCAGCAATAA